One window from the genome of Synergistota bacterium encodes:
- the gltA gene encoding NADPH-dependent glutamate synthase, whose amino-acid sequence MAKVRKTKVPMREQPVEVRIKNFNEVPLGYTPEEAMEEAKRCLQCPDAPCVKGCPVGIDIPGFIREIREGNFKKAIEIIKKDNSLPAICGRVCPQEEQCEMECRLNKIGEPVAIGRLERFAADWEAEQGIEKPALPPRKGIKVAVIGSGPAGLTAAGELAKMGYDVTIFEALHDTGGVLRYGIPEFRLPKRIIDREVEYIKMLGVKINVNAIVGKTITIEQIWKEGFQAMFIGTGAGLPKFMNIPGENLNGVYSANEFLTRVNLMKAYLFPEYDTPIKIGKRVAVIGGGNVAMDAVRTAKRLGAEEAMIIYRRTEKEMPARIEEIERAKEEGIIFHLLTNPIRYIGDEKGNLVAVECIKMKLGEPDESGRRRPVPIPGSEFTMEIDTAVVAIGTGPNPVLLKAFPELKLNKWGYIDADPETGATSVPGVYAGGDIVTGAATVISAMGAGKRAAKAIDEYLQKKLKGGA is encoded by the coding sequence ATGGCTAAGGTCAGAAAAACGAAGGTGCCTATGAGAGAACAGCCCGTTGAGGTAAGAATAAAGAACTTCAACGAGGTTCCCTTAGGATACACCCCAGAGGAAGCAATGGAAGAAGCTAAAAGATGCCTTCAGTGTCCGGATGCTCCCTGCGTTAAGGGATGTCCCGTCGGAATAGATATTCCCGGATTCATAAGAGAGATAAGGGAAGGAAACTTTAAGAAAGCCATAGAGATCATAAAAAAGGATAACTCTCTACCGGCGATATGTGGAAGGGTTTGTCCTCAGGAAGAGCAGTGCGAGATGGAGTGCAGGCTTAACAAGATCGGCGAACCAGTAGCAATAGGGAGACTTGAGAGATTTGCAGCAGACTGGGAAGCAGAGCAAGGAATCGAAAAGCCAGCTTTACCGCCCAGAAAGGGCATAAAAGTAGCAGTTATCGGATCAGGTCCCGCAGGGCTTACTGCAGCGGGAGAGCTCGCGAAAATGGGATATGATGTCACAATATTTGAAGCGCTTCATGATACCGGAGGAGTTTTAAGATACGGTATACCGGAGTTCCGTCTGCCCAAGAGAATAATAGATAGAGAAGTGGAATATATAAAGATGCTCGGCGTTAAGATAAATGTAAATGCCATCGTCGGGAAAACGATAACCATAGAGCAGATATGGAAAGAAGGTTTCCAAGCGATGTTTATAGGTACAGGCGCGGGGCTTCCAAAGTTCATGAATATACCTGGCGAAAACTTAAACGGCGTTTACTCGGCAAACGAGTTTCTAACAAGGGTTAACCTGATGAAAGCATACCTATTCCCCGAATATGATACCCCGATAAAGATAGGAAAGAGAGTTGCGGTTATAGGCGGAGGAAACGTAGCGATGGACGCCGTTAGAACCGCAAAGAGATTGGGCGCGGAAGAAGCCATGATAATCTATAGAAGGACTGAGAAGGAGATGCCCGCTCGAATAGAGGAAATCGAGAGAGCAAAGGAAGAGGGAATAATATTCCATCTCTTAACGAATCCGATAAGATATATCGGCGATGAGAAGGGAAACTTAGTAGCGGTTGAGTGCATAAAGATGAAACTTGGTGAACCCGATGAAAGCGGAAGAAGGAGACCGGTTCCAATCCCCGGATCGGAGTTCACGATGGAGATAGACACAGCAGTAGTCGCTATAGGAACGGGACCAAATCCGGTTCTTCTGAAGGCTTTTCCAGAGCTGAAACTGAACAAATGGGGATATATAGACGCTGATCCAGAAACAGGAGCAACATCCGTTCCCGGGGTCTATGCGGGCGGAGATATCGTAACGGGAGCAGCCACCGTTATCTCCGCGATGGGCGCTGGCAAGCGCGCCGCGAAAGCCATAGACGAATACCTCCAGAAAAAACTTAAAGGGGGAGCTTGA
- a CDS encoding sulfide/dihydroorotate dehydrogenase-like FAD/NAD-binding protein, translating into MYPILSAKNLAPNIYEFVVKAPLVAQNAKAGQFVILRIHEKGERIPLTIADYNREEGTITLVFQVVGKTTDELSTLKAGDSIRDFVGPLGNPSEIENFGKVMVVGGGVGIAPVYPIARALKEAGNEVIGIIGSRTAELLFWEDKMKDVCDSLIVCTDDGSKGFKGFVTQAMEKVFTEQRDIKKCWAIGPLIMMKFATQVAKKYEVPIIVSLNTIMVDGTGMCGACRCSVGGKTYFACSHGPEFDGTLVDFDELLKRADRFKEEERIAWERYKKMKEGAQDG; encoded by the coding sequence ATGTACCCAATTCTAAGCGCCAAAAACTTAGCACCAAACATATACGAATTCGTGGTCAAAGCACCTTTAGTAGCCCAAAATGCAAAAGCGGGGCAATTTGTCATATTAAGAATTCACGAAAAGGGAGAGAGAATCCCTCTAACTATAGCTGACTACAACAGAGAGGAAGGAACCATAACATTGGTATTCCAAGTAGTTGGGAAAACCACAGATGAGCTCTCTACTCTAAAAGCGGGAGATAGCATTAGAGATTTCGTGGGCCCCTTGGGAAACCCCTCGGAAATTGAGAATTTCGGTAAGGTTATGGTAGTCGGTGGAGGAGTGGGAATAGCTCCTGTCTATCCTATAGCGAGAGCTTTAAAGGAGGCCGGAAATGAGGTAATCGGGATAATCGGGTCGAGAACCGCAGAGCTTCTTTTCTGGGAAGATAAGATGAAGGATGTTTGTGATAGCCTTATAGTTTGCACGGACGACGGAAGCAAGGGATTTAAGGGATTCGTAACGCAAGCTATGGAGAAAGTTTTCACCGAGCAAAGGGATATCAAGAAATGCTGGGCTATAGGGCCGCTTATCATGATGAAGTTCGCGACACAGGTTGCCAAAAAATACGAGGTTCCGATCATCGTCTCCTTAAATACGATAATGGTTGACGGGACTGGAATGTGCGGAGCATGCAGATGCAGCGTTGGAGGAAAGACATACTTCGCTTGCTCTCACGGTCCCGAGTTTGACGGGACGCTCGTTGACTTTGATGAGCTTCTTAAAAGAGCTGACAGATTTAAAGAAGAAGAAAGAATAGCCTGGGAGCGCTACAAGAAGATGAAGGAGGGAGCACAGGATGGCTAA
- the rpsI gene encoding 30S ribosomal protein S9 has protein sequence MENKWLYYGTGRRKTAVARVWMKPGEGNIMVNKRSFEDYFPREIWRTHALEPLREIGKEREFDIYVNVKGGGLSGQAGAIRLGIARALLQYDPELRPALKKKGYLTRDPRMKERKKYGRMKARRLYQSSKR, from the coding sequence TTGGAGAATAAGTGGCTTTATTATGGAACTGGAAGAAGAAAGACGGCGGTCGCTCGCGTTTGGATGAAGCCCGGTGAAGGTAATATTATGGTGAATAAGAGAAGCTTTGAGGATTACTTCCCGAGAGAGATCTGGAGAACCCATGCTCTCGAGCCACTGAGAGAGATAGGCAAGGAAAGAGAGTTCGATATCTATGTCAATGTCAAAGGAGGAGGGCTATCAGGTCAGGCGGGAGCCATCAGGCTGGGCATAGCTCGCGCCTTGCTTCAGTATGATCCGGAACTGAGGCCTGCTTTGAAAAAGAAAGGATACTTAACGAGAGATCCAAGAATGAAGGAAAGAAAGAAATACGGAAGGATGAAGGCAAGGAGGCTCTATCAGAGTTCCAAGCGTTAA